One region of Pseudomonas glycinae genomic DNA includes:
- a CDS encoding 4a-hydroxytetrahydrobiopterin dehydratase, with the protein MSTLNQAHCEACRADAPQVSDEELPILIKQIPDWNIEVRDSIMQLEKVFLFKNFKHALAFTNAVGEISEAEGHHPGLLTEWGKVTVTWWSHSIKGLHRNDFIMAARTDEVAKTAEGRK; encoded by the coding sequence ATGTCCACTTTGAACCAAGCCCATTGCGAAGCGTGCCGTGCCGATGCCCCACAAGTCAGCGATGAAGAACTGCCGATCCTGATCAAGCAGATCCCTGACTGGAACATCGAAGTCCGCGACAGCATCATGCAGCTGGAAAAAGTCTTCCTGTTCAAGAATTTCAAGCACGCGCTGGCCTTCACCAACGCCGTCGGCGAGATCTCCGAGGCCGAAGGTCACCACCCGGGCCTGCTGACCGAGTGGGGCAAAGTCACCGTGACCTGGTGGAGCCACTCGATCAAAGGCCTGCACCGCAACGACTTCATCATGGCCGCGCGCACTGACGAAGTGGCCAAGACCGCAGAAGGACGCAAGTAA
- the phhA gene encoding phenylalanine 4-monooxygenase produces MKQTQYVAREPDAQGFIDYPAEEHAVWNTLITRQMKVIEGRACQEYLDGIEKLGLPHDRIPQLGEINKVLGETTGWQVARVPALIPFQTFFELLASKQFPVATFIRTREELDYLQEPDIFHEIFGHCPLLTNPWFAEFTHTYGKLGLQATKEERVYLARLYWMTIEFGLVDTPQGKRIYGGGILSSPKETVYSLSDEPEHQAFDPLEAMRTPYRIDILQPLYFVLPNLKRLFDLAHEDIMAMVKQGMQLGLHAPKFPPKPKAA; encoded by the coding sequence ATGAAGCAGACGCAATACGTGGCCCGCGAGCCCGATGCGCAAGGTTTTATCGACTACCCCGCCGAAGAACACGCGGTGTGGAACACGCTGATCACCCGCCAGATGAAAGTGATCGAGGGGCGTGCGTGCCAGGAATACCTGGACGGTATCGAAAAACTCGGTCTGCCCCACGACCGCATTCCGCAATTGGGCGAGATCAACAAGGTGCTCGGCGAGACCACCGGTTGGCAGGTTGCCCGCGTTCCCGCGCTGATCCCTTTCCAGACCTTTTTCGAATTGCTCGCCAGCAAGCAGTTTCCGGTGGCCACGTTCATTCGCACCCGTGAAGAACTGGACTACCTGCAAGAGCCGGACATTTTCCACGAGATCTTTGGCCACTGTCCGCTGCTGACCAACCCGTGGTTCGCCGAATTCACCCATACCTACGGCAAACTCGGCCTGCAGGCCACCAAGGAAGAACGCGTTTATCTGGCGCGGCTGTACTGGATGACCATCGAGTTCGGCCTGGTCGACACCCCGCAAGGCAAACGCATCTACGGCGGCGGCATCCTGTCTTCGCCGAAAGAAACTGTTTATTCGCTGTCGGACGAGCCCGAGCATCAGGCCTTCGATCCGCTGGAAGCCATGCGCACGCCGTACCGCATCGACATCCTGCAACCGCTGTACTTTGTTCTGCCGAATCTCAAGCGCCTGTTCGACCTGGCCCACGAAGACATCATGGCCATGGTCAAGCAAGGCATGCAGCTGGGTCTGCACGCACCGAAGTTTCCGCCAAAACCAAAAGCTGCGTGA
- a CDS encoding sigma-54-dependent phenylalanine hydroxylase transcriptional regulator PhhR, giving the protein MRIKVHCQNRIGILRDILNLLVEYGINVARGEVGGEHGNAIYLHCPNLINIQFQALRPKFEAIAGVFGVKRVGLMPSERRHMELNALLGALEFPVLSIDMGGSIVAANRAAAQLLGVRVDEVPGIPLSRYAEDFDLPELVRANKSRINGMRVKVKGDIFLADIAPLQSEHDDSEAMAGAVLTLHRADRVGERIYNVRKQELRGFDSIFQSSKVMAAVVREARRMAPLDAPLLIEGETGTGKELLARACHLASPRGQSPLMALNCAGLPESMAETELFGYGPGAFEGARAEGKLGLLELTAGGTLFLDGVGEMSPRLQVKLLRFLQDGCFRRVGSDEEVYLDVRVICATQVDLSELCARGEFRQDLYHRLNVLSLHIPPLRECLDGLTPLVEHFLDQASRQIGCPLPKLAPAAMDRLSHYHWPGNVRQLENVLFQAVSLCDGGTVKAEHIRLPDYGVRQPLGDFSLEGGLDEIVGRFEKAVLERLYSEHPSSRQLGKRLGVSHTTIANKLREYEVGKESGSA; this is encoded by the coding sequence ATGCGTATCAAAGTCCACTGCCAGAATCGCATCGGCATCCTGCGCGACATTCTCAATCTGCTGGTGGAGTACGGGATCAACGTCGCCCGTGGCGAGGTGGGCGGTGAGCATGGCAACGCGATCTATCTGCATTGCCCGAACCTGATCAACATTCAGTTCCAGGCGCTGCGACCCAAGTTCGAGGCGATTGCCGGGGTGTTCGGCGTCAAGCGGGTAGGGCTGATGCCCAGCGAGCGGCGGCACATGGAATTGAATGCACTGCTCGGCGCGCTGGAATTTCCGGTGCTGTCGATCGACATGGGCGGCTCCATCGTGGCGGCCAACCGGGCGGCGGCGCAGTTGCTCGGGGTGCGGGTGGATGAGGTGCCGGGGATTCCTCTGTCGCGTTACGCCGAAGATTTCGATCTGCCGGAACTGGTGCGCGCCAACAAATCGCGAATCAACGGCATGCGGGTCAAGGTCAAGGGCGACATCTTTCTGGCCGACATTGCGCCGTTGCAATCGGAGCACGACGACAGCGAGGCCATGGCCGGTGCCGTGCTGACCCTGCACCGGGCGGACCGCGTCGGCGAGCGCATCTATAACGTGCGCAAGCAGGAACTGCGTGGCTTCGACAGCATCTTCCAGAGCTCGAAAGTGATGGCGGCGGTGGTGCGCGAAGCGCGACGCATGGCACCGCTGGATGCGCCGTTGTTGATTGAAGGCGAAACCGGCACCGGCAAGGAATTGCTGGCGCGGGCCTGTCACCTGGCGAGCCCGCGCGGCCAGTCGCCGTTGATGGCGCTCAACTGCGCCGGGCTGCCGGAGTCGATGGCCGAGACCGAACTGTTTGGCTACGGTCCCGGTGCCTTTGAAGGTGCGCGTGCCGAAGGCAAGCTCGGGCTGCTGGAGCTGACGGCAGGCGGTACGTTGTTTCTCGACGGCGTCGGCGAAATGAGCCCGCGCTTGCAGGTGAAATTGCTGCGTTTCCTGCAGGACGGCTGCTTCCGTCGTGTGGGAAGTGATGAAGAGGTTTACCTGGATGTGCGGGTGATCTGCGCAACCCAGGTCGACCTGTCGGAGCTGTGCGCGCGCGGCGAGTTTCGCCAGGATCTGTATCACCGCTTGAACGTGCTGTCGCTGCACATCCCGCCACTGCGTGAATGTCTCGACGGTTTGACGCCGCTGGTGGAGCACTTCCTTGATCAGGCCAGCCGGCAGATCGGCTGCCCGCTGCCGAAACTGGCGCCGGCGGCGATGGATCGGCTCAGTCACTACCATTGGCCGGGCAACGTGCGGCAGCTGGAGAACGTGTTGTTCCAGGCGGTTTCGCTGTGCGACGGCGGCACAGTCAAGGCCGAGCACATTCGCCTGCCGGATTACGGCGTGCGTCAGCCGCTTGGCGATTTCTCCCTCGAGGGCGGGCTGGACGAGATTGTCGGGCGCTTCGAGAAAGCTGTGCTGGAGCGCTTGTATTCCGAGCATCCGAGCAGTCGGCAACTGGGTAAGCGGCTCGGGGTTTCGCACACTACGATTGCCAACAAGCTGCGTGAGTATGAAGTCGGCAAGGAGTCAGGCAGCGCCTAA
- a CDS encoding flagellar basal body rod protein FlgF, whose amino-acid sequence MDKYLYVAMTGASQNALAQKAHANNLANISTNGFQRDLEQARSMPVFGDSFPARAFAMSERPATDFTPGSLVQTGRDLDVAVSGNGWIAVQNPNGGESYVRTGSLNIDALGVLRAGNGMPVMGNGGPIAVPPEQQVEVGEDGTISIRAMGEGPRVMAEVDRIKLVNPDIKNMNKGLDGSIYTKDGQPAPADANVKLVSGFLESSNVNAVEEMTSVLALAKQFELHVKMMNTAKDDDQAMARVLQIS is encoded by the coding sequence GTGGACAAGTACCTTTATGTGGCAATGACCGGCGCCAGCCAGAACGCACTGGCGCAAAAGGCTCATGCCAACAACCTGGCGAACATCTCCACCAATGGTTTTCAGCGCGACCTGGAGCAGGCGCGTTCGATGCCGGTGTTCGGTGACAGCTTTCCGGCGCGTGCGTTTGCCATGAGCGAACGGCCCGCCACTGACTTCACGCCGGGCTCGCTGGTGCAGACCGGTCGTGACCTCGACGTGGCTGTGTCCGGCAACGGCTGGATCGCCGTGCAGAACCCCAACGGCGGCGAAAGCTACGTGCGCACCGGCAGCCTGAATATCGACGCACTTGGCGTATTGCGTGCCGGCAATGGCATGCCGGTCATGGGCAATGGCGGGCCGATCGCGGTGCCGCCGGAGCAGCAGGTGGAAGTCGGCGAAGACGGCACCATCAGCATTCGGGCGATGGGCGAAGGCCCGCGCGTCATGGCCGAAGTCGACCGGATCAAGCTGGTCAACCCGGACATCAAGAACATGAACAAGGGCCTGGACGGTTCGATTTATACCAAGGACGGCCAGCCTGCGCCGGCCGATGCCAACGTCAAACTGGTGTCGGGTTTCCTGGAGTCGAGCAACGTCAACGCCGTGGAAGAAATGACGTCGGTGCTGGCTCTGGCCAAGCAGTTCGAACTGCACGTCAAGATGATGAACACCGCCAAAGACGACGACCAGGCCATGGCTCGGGTCTTGCAGATCAGCTAA
- the flgG gene encoding flagellar basal-body rod protein FlgG: MLPALWVAKTGLSAQDTNLTTISNNLANVSTTGFKRDRAEFQDLLYQIKRQPGAQSTQDSELPSGLQVGTGVRIVGTQKNFTAGSLQTTEQPLDMAIDGRGFFQILQPDGTTSYTRDGTFHLDSNGQIVNASGFALEPAIVIPNNAQTFTVGRDGTVSITVAGNPAAQVIGNLQTADFINPAGLQAVGNNLFLETAASGAPQVGTPGLNGFGTTLQNTLETSNVSTVEEMVNMITTQRAYEMNSKVISTADQMLSFVTQNL; this comes from the coding sequence ATGCTTCCGGCTCTATGGGTTGCCAAAACCGGTCTGTCCGCCCAGGACACCAACCTGACCACCATTTCCAACAACCTGGCGAACGTGTCGACCACGGGTTTCAAACGTGACCGCGCCGAGTTCCAGGACCTGCTGTACCAGATCAAGCGTCAGCCAGGCGCCCAGTCGACCCAGGACAGCGAACTGCCGTCGGGTCTGCAAGTGGGTACCGGTGTGCGCATCGTCGGCACCCAGAAAAACTTCACCGCCGGCAGCCTGCAAACCACCGAGCAGCCGCTGGACATGGCCATCGACGGTCGCGGTTTCTTCCAGATCCTGCAACCGGACGGCACCACGTCCTACACCCGTGACGGTACTTTCCACCTCGACTCCAACGGCCAGATCGTCAACGCCAGCGGTTTCGCCCTGGAACCGGCCATCGTCATCCCGAACAACGCCCAGACCTTCACGGTCGGTCGTGACGGCACCGTGTCGATCACCGTCGCCGGCAACCCTGCCGCTCAGGTGATCGGCAACCTGCAAACCGCTGACTTCATCAACCCGGCCGGTCTGCAAGCGGTGGGCAACAACCTGTTCCTGGAAACCGCCGCTTCCGGTGCGCCGCAAGTCGGTACTCCGGGCCTGAACGGTTTCGGCACCACGCTGCAGAACACCCTGGAAACCTCCAACGTCAGCACCGTGGAAGAGATGGTCAACATGATCACCACCCAGCGCGCGTACGAGATGAACTCCAAGGTGATCTCCACCGCCGACCAGATGCTCTCGTTCGTAACGCAGAATCTGTAA
- the flgH gene encoding flagellar basal body L-ring protein FlgH produces the protein MKRFVSVVALSGVVSLAGCVAPTPKPNDPYYAPVLPRTPLPSAANNGSIYQAGFEQNLYSDRKAFRVGDIITITLNERTQASKNANSQVAKNSKTGIGLTSLFGGSATTNNPLGGNDLSLDVGYSGDRATKGDSKAAQGNTLTGSITVTVADVLPNGIIAVRGEKWMTLNTGDELVRIAGLVRADDIATDNTVSSTRVADARITYSGTGSFADASQPGWFDRFFLSPLFPF, from the coding sequence ATGAAACGCTTTGTATCTGTTGTGGCATTGAGCGGGGTCGTCTCGCTCGCGGGCTGCGTCGCTCCGACGCCCAAGCCCAATGATCCTTACTACGCCCCGGTGTTGCCGCGCACACCGTTGCCGTCGGCCGCCAACAACGGCTCGATCTATCAGGCCGGTTTCGAGCAGAACCTGTACAGCGACCGCAAGGCGTTCCGGGTCGGTGACATCATCACCATCACCCTGAACGAGAGGACCCAGGCCAGCAAGAACGCCAACTCGCAGGTGGCCAAGAACAGCAAGACCGGCATCGGCCTGACGTCGCTGTTCGGCGGTAGCGCCACCACCAACAACCCGTTGGGCGGTAACGACCTGAGCCTGGATGTCGGTTACAGCGGTGACCGCGCGACCAAAGGTGACAGCAAGGCCGCGCAGGGCAACACCCTGACCGGCTCGATCACCGTAACCGTCGCCGACGTGCTGCCCAACGGCATCATCGCCGTGCGTGGCGAGAAGTGGATGACCCTCAACACCGGCGACGAGCTGGTGCGGATCGCCGGCCTCGTGCGGGCCGATGACATCGCCACCGACAACACCGTGTCCTCGACCCGGGTCGCCGATGCGCGCATCACCTACTCGGGCACCGGTTCGTTCGCCGATGCGAGTCAGCCAGGCTGGTTCGACCGTTTCTTCCTCAGCCCGCTGTTCCCTTTCTAG
- a CDS encoding flagellar basal body P-ring protein FlgI, with product MVAAFLLSAAFNAQAERLKDIASISGVRSNQLIGYGLVVGLNGTGDQTTQTPFTLQTFNNMLSQFGIKVPPGSGNVQLKNVAAVSVSADLPAFAKPGQQVDITVSSIGNSKSLRGGTLLLTPLKGIDGNVYAIAQGNLVVGGFDAEGRDGSKITVNVPSAGRIPGGASVERSVPSGFNQGNSLTLNLNRSDFTTAKRIVDKINDMLGPGVAQAIDGGSIRVTAPLDPSQRVDYLSILENLEVDPGQAVAKVIINSRTGTIVIGQNVKVSPAAVTHGSLTVTITEDPIVSQPGPLSNGQTAVVPRSRVNAEQEAKPMFKFGPGTTLDEIVRAVNQVGAAPGDLMAILEALKQAGALQADLIVI from the coding sequence ATGGTGGCCGCGTTCCTGTTGTCGGCGGCCTTCAATGCACAAGCCGAACGGTTGAAGGACATCGCCAGCATCTCTGGCGTGCGTTCCAACCAGTTGATCGGCTATGGCCTGGTGGTCGGTCTTAACGGTACCGGCGACCAGACCACGCAGACCCCGTTCACCCTGCAGACCTTCAACAACATGCTCTCGCAGTTCGGCATCAAGGTGCCGCCGGGATCGGGCAACGTGCAGCTGAAAAACGTCGCGGCAGTATCGGTGAGTGCCGATCTGCCGGCGTTCGCCAAGCCGGGTCAGCAGGTCGACATCACCGTGTCGTCCATCGGTAACTCCAAGAGCCTGCGCGGCGGCACTCTGTTGCTGACCCCGCTCAAGGGTATCGACGGCAACGTTTACGCCATCGCTCAGGGCAACCTGGTGGTGGGTGGTTTCGACGCCGAAGGTCGTGACGGTTCGAAGATCACCGTCAACGTTCCGTCGGCCGGTCGCATCCCGGGCGGTGCGTCGGTCGAGCGTTCGGTGCCGAGTGGTTTCAACCAGGGCAACAGCCTGACGCTGAACCTCAACCGTTCCGACTTCACTACCGCCAAGCGCATCGTCGACAAGATCAACGACATGCTCGGCCCTGGCGTGGCCCAGGCCATCGACGGCGGTTCGATCCGCGTGACCGCGCCGCTCGATCCGAGCCAGCGTGTCGACTACCTGTCGATCCTGGAGAACCTCGAAGTCGATCCGGGTCAGGCCGTGGCGAAAGTCATCATCAACTCGCGTACCGGCACCATCGTCATCGGCCAGAACGTGAAGGTATCGCCGGCCGCCGTGACCCACGGCAGCCTGACCGTGACCATCACCGAAGACCCGATCGTCAGCCAGCCGGGCCCGCTGTCCAATGGCCAGACCGCCGTGGTGCCGCGTTCGCGTGTGAATGCCGAGCAGGAAGCCAAGCCGATGTTCAAGTTCGGCCCGGGCACCACCCTCGACGAGATCGTCCGTGCGGTGAACCAGGTCGGCGCCGCGCCGGGTGACCTGATGGCCATCCTCGAAGCCCTGAAGCAGGCCGGTGCGTTGCAAGCCGACCTGATCGTGATCTGA
- the flgJ gene encoding flagellar assembly peptidoglycan hydrolase FlgJ, with translation MDMRKSGLVSSSDSGSYSDLNRLNQLKVGDKNSDANMRKVAQEFESLFLGEMLKSMRSATEALGQDNPLNTPAAKQYQEMYDQQLAVSMSREGGGIGLADVLIKQMSKNKPMAPGEAAAASAAKQEEARAKAAAVATPIAAGTVAANGPLSRLNGERPLWASRSVHAPNTELTHRNDMEMINQRRLALPPKLADRLLAGLVPSATPAAATQLPQRATTVAATGAGPLYNGDWLARAEADKASGGQMQIYGRAMAQIPLAPAKRAFSSADQFVNTMLPMAQEAAARIGVDPRYLVAQAALETGWGKSVMRAQDGSSSHNLFGIKASSNWKGDSARAITSEFRNGQMVKETAEFRSYASYKDSFHDLVTLLQSNNRYQEVLKSADNPEQFVRELQKAGYATDPNYATKISQIARQMTVNQNYAAAGVSTTPL, from the coding sequence ATGGATATGCGCAAAAGCGGTCTGGTCAGCAGCAGCGATTCGGGTTCGTACTCCGACCTCAATCGCTTGAATCAGCTGAAGGTCGGCGACAAGAACAGCGATGCGAACATGCGCAAGGTCGCGCAGGAATTCGAATCGCTGTTCCTCGGTGAAATGCTCAAGTCGATGCGTTCGGCCACTGAAGCGCTGGGGCAGGACAACCCGCTCAATACGCCGGCCGCCAAGCAGTATCAGGAAATGTACGACCAGCAACTGGCGGTCTCCATGTCCCGCGAGGGCGGTGGTATTGGCCTGGCCGACGTGCTGATCAAGCAGATGTCGAAGAACAAACCGATGGCGCCGGGCGAGGCTGCGGCCGCGTCCGCCGCCAAGCAGGAAGAAGCCAGGGCCAAGGCCGCTGCCGTGGCCACGCCGATTGCCGCTGGCACCGTGGCTGCCAATGGTCCGTTGTCGCGACTCAATGGCGAGCGTCCGCTGTGGGCATCGCGTTCGGTGCATGCGCCGAACACTGAACTGACCCATCGCAATGACATGGAAATGATCAACCAGCGTCGTCTGGCGTTGCCGCCGAAACTGGCGGATCGCTTGCTCGCAGGTCTTGTGCCGTCGGCCACGCCGGCAGCGGCCACTCAATTGCCGCAACGCGCCACGACCGTCGCTGCCACCGGCGCCGGCCCGCTGTACAACGGCGACTGGCTGGCCCGCGCCGAGGCGGACAAGGCTTCCGGCGGGCAGATGCAGATTTACGGTCGCGCCATGGCGCAGATCCCGCTGGCGCCAGCCAAGCGTGCATTCAGCAGCGCCGACCAATTCGTCAACACCATGCTGCCGATGGCGCAGGAAGCCGCAGCTCGCATCGGCGTCGATCCGCGTTATCTGGTGGCTCAGGCTGCGCTGGAAACCGGCTGGGGCAAGTCGGTCATGCGCGCCCAGGACGGCAGCAGCAGTCACAACCTGTTCGGCATCAAGGCCAGCAGCAACTGGAAGGGCGATTCGGCCCGGGCGATCACCAGCGAATTCCGCAACGGGCAGATGGTCAAGGAGACGGCCGAGTTCCGTTCCTATGCCTCGTACAAGGACAGCTTCCACGATCTGGTGACGTTGTTGCAGAGCAATAATCGCTATCAAGAAGTGTTGAAGTCGGCCGATAACCCAGAACAGTTTGTACGCGAATTGCAAAAGGCCGGTTATGCAACCGACCCGAACTACGCGACGAAGATTTCGCAGATTGCCAGGCAGATGACGGTCAATCAGAACTACGCTGCGGCCGGCGTTTCAACAACGCCCTTATAA
- the flgK gene encoding flagellar hook-associated protein FlgK has protein sequence MSLLNIGMSGLAASSSSLAVTGNNIANVDTAGYSRQQTVQGTKSSIQYGNVFIGTGTTLADVRRVYNSYLESQLRTATSLNSESAAFGAQATALDGSLSDTNTGLTGVLQKFFTSMQGVSTSATDDTSRQSVLTGAQALTSRFNALAKQMNDQNATLNGNLSDMASQVNKLATSIATLNQKIGEISTSGGQPNDLLDSRNEAVRQLSELTGAQVVERGTSFDIYIGSGQPLVIGNTTNTLSTVPLKDDPSRMGIQMDRGSSTIDITSAMTGGEIGGLLTYRKEVLDPALNELGRVALVVADQINRQQAQGIDKNGDFGAAIFNNINSAALISQRSIAQSGNSAGSGNLDVTIKDTGKLTTSDYQVTFTSATNYTVKRSDGTDMGSFSTTTTPPPVIDGFTLALNGGALSAGDTFKVTPTRNAASSIQTVLTDPKKIAAAGPLTGVASANNAGTYTQPTLTDVVDIYNPASQAELQNALKYSTPVKLVFGAVASGSQSYNMVDAKGNTIGTGTIVPGQANTLNLKIGMVDSTGAPVMDTTVIPNVQKTFTVQTTVGATPKSGETFTINLTGAASSDNRNAQALVGLQTKQTVDTGTASKGISLTDAYNKLVTNVGTQAAQSKSDSAATSVILDQAQGARDSLSQVNLDEETGNLVKYQQYYTASSQIIKAAQETFATLINSL, from the coding sequence ATGAGTTTGCTCAATATCGGGATGTCGGGGTTGGCCGCGAGTTCGTCCTCTCTGGCTGTGACAGGTAACAACATTGCCAACGTCGACACCGCCGGTTATTCACGTCAGCAAACCGTGCAGGGCACCAAGTCCTCGATTCAGTACGGTAACGTGTTCATCGGTACCGGTACGACCCTGGCCGACGTACGTCGGGTGTACAACTCCTACCTTGAATCGCAGCTGCGTACCGCCACATCGCTCAACAGCGAATCCGCCGCCTTCGGTGCGCAGGCGACCGCGCTGGACGGCTCGCTGTCCGACACCAACACTGGCCTCACCGGTGTGCTGCAGAAATTCTTCACCTCGATGCAAGGCGTGTCGACCTCGGCCACCGACGACACTTCCCGTCAGTCGGTGCTGACCGGCGCCCAGGCCCTGACCAGTCGCTTCAATGCGCTGGCCAAGCAGATGAACGATCAGAACGCCACGCTTAACGGCAACCTGTCCGACATGGCGTCCCAGGTGAACAAGCTGGCAACCTCGATTGCCACGCTGAACCAGAAGATCGGCGAGATCTCCACCAGCGGCGGCCAGCCCAACGATCTGCTCGACAGCCGTAACGAAGCCGTGCGTCAGCTCTCCGAGCTGACCGGCGCGCAAGTCGTTGAGCGTGGCACCAGCTTCGACATCTACATCGGCAGCGGCCAGCCGTTGGTCATCGGCAATACCACCAATACCCTGAGCACCGTGCCGCTCAAGGATGACCCATCGCGCATGGGCATCCAGATGGATCGTGGTTCGAGCACCATCGACATCACCTCGGCGATGACCGGTGGTGAAATCGGCGGCCTGCTGACTTATCGCAAGGAAGTGCTTGATCCGGCACTCAACGAGCTGGGCCGCGTGGCACTGGTCGTTGCCGACCAGATCAACCGCCAGCAAGCCCAGGGCATCGACAAGAACGGTGACTTCGGCGCAGCGATTTTCAACAACATCAACAGTGCCGCCCTGATCAGTCAGCGCAGTATTGCCCAGTCCGGCAACAGCGCAGGTTCGGGCAACCTTGATGTCACCATCAAGGACACCGGCAAGCTGACCACCAGCGACTACCAGGTCACCTTCACCAGCGCGACCAACTACACGGTCAAGCGCTCCGACGGCACCGACATGGGTTCGTTCAGTACCACGACCACGCCGCCACCGGTGATCGACGGCTTTACCCTGGCCCTTAACGGTGGTGCGCTGAGCGCTGGCGATACGTTCAAGGTCACCCCGACCCGCAACGCGGCGTCCAGCATTCAGACCGTGCTTACCGACCCGAAGAAAATCGCCGCAGCCGGACCGTTGACCGGCGTGGCCAGTGCCAACAACGCGGGCACCTACACCCAGCCGACGCTGACTGACGTCGTCGACATCTACAATCCGGCGTCCCAGGCGGAGCTGCAGAACGCGCTCAAGTATTCGACTCCGGTCAAGCTGGTGTTCGGTGCAGTCGCCAGTGGCAGCCAGTCGTACAATATGGTCGACGCCAAGGGCAACACCATCGGCACCGGGACCATTGTGCCGGGGCAGGCCAACACCCTGAACCTGAAGATCGGCATGGTCGACTCCACCGGTGCTCCGGTGATGGACACTACCGTCATCCCGAACGTGCAAAAGACCTTCACCGTGCAGACCACCGTGGGCGCGACGCCGAAGTCCGGCGAAACCTTCACCATCAACCTGACCGGTGCGGCTTCTTCGGACAACCGCAACGCCCAGGCACTGGTCGGCCTGCAAACCAAGCAGACCGTGGACACCGGCACCGCCAGCAAAGGCATCAGCCTGACCGACGCCTACAACAAACTGGTGACCAACGTCGGTACCCAGGCCGCCCAGAGCAAGTCCGACAGCGCAGCCACCTCGGTGATCCTGGATCAGGCCCAGGGTGCGCGGGACTCGCTGTCCCAGGTCAACCTGGATGAAGAGACCGGCAACCTGGTCAAGTATCAGCAGTACTACACAGCGTCTTCGCAGATCATCAAAGCTGCGCAGGAAACCTTCGCCACGCTGATCAACAGCCTTTAA